The Roseomonas haemaphysalidis genome segment GTGGGGCTGTGCAATGCCGGCGTGCTGTGCGCGCCCGCGGGCGACCTGTTCCGCTGGCTGCGAGCCGTGCGCAACGACAACAAGGCCGGCGAATACTACCTGACCGACTTGGTGCCCCTGGCCAATGCCGATGGCGCGCGGGTGCGGGCCGTCGAGGCCCCCGAGGCCGAGCTGCGGGGCATCAACAGCCGCCTGGAGCTGGCGGATGCCGAGGCCGAGGTGCAGGCCCGCCTGCGGCGCGAGGCGATGCTGGGCGGCGCCACGCTGGTGCAGCCCGGCAGCGTCGTCTTCAGCTTCGACACGATGCTGGGCCGCGATGTGCTGATCGAGCCGCACGTGGTCTTCGGCCCGGGCGTGCGGGTGGAGGATGGCGCGACCATCCGCGCCTTCACCCATCTGGAGGGCTGCGTGCTGCGCCAGGGCGCGGTGGTCGGCCCCCATGCGCGGCTGCGGCCGGGGGCGGAGATCGGGCCCGATGCCCACGTGGGCAACTTCGTCGAGGTCAAGAACACCGTGCTGGGGGCAGGGGCCAAGGTCGGCCACCTGACCTATCTCGGCGATGCCGAGGTGGGGGCGGGCAGCAATGTCGGCGCCGGCACCATCACCTGCAACTACGATGGCTACGCGAAGGCGCGCACCCGGATCGGCGCAGGCGTCTTCGTGGGTTCGGCCAGCGTGCTGGTGGCGCCCGTGGCGCTGGGGGACGGCGCCTTCACGGCGGCGGGCTCGGTGATCACGGCGGATGTGGCGCCGGACGCCATGGCCTTCGGGCGTGCGAGACAATCGGACAAACCTGGTGCGGCCGCGGCCTTCCGCGCCGCGCGGCAAGGAAAGAAAAGCTGATGTGCGGCATCGTCGGTGTTGTGGGGCGCGAGGATGCCGCCCCGCGTCTGCTGGAAGGCCTGCGGCGACTGGAATACCGGGGCTATGACAGCGCCGGCATCGCCACCCTGGTGGATGGGCAGATCGAGCGCCGCCGCGCCGAGGGCAAGCTGGTGAACCTGGCGAACGTGCTGGCGCAGCAGCCGCTGGCCGGCACCATCGGCATCGGCCACACCCGCTGGGCGACGCATGGCGCGCCGACCGAGCGGAACGCCCACCCGCACGGCACCGCCCGCGTGTCCGTGGTGCACAACGGCATCATCGAGAACCATGCCGAGCTGCGCGCCGAGCTGGAAGCCGGCGGCACCGCCTTCGAGACGGAAACCGACACCGAAACCGTCGCCAAGCTGATGGACCACCACCTGGCCGCCGGCGCCACGCCCGAGCAGGCGACCAGCGCCACGCTGAAGCGCCTGCACGGCGCCTTTGGCCTGGCGATGGTCTTCGCGCACCACCCGCGCAAGATGATCGCCGCCCGGCGCGGCAGCCCGTTGGCCGTGGGCTTCGGCGAGGGCGAGATGTTCGTCGGTTCCGACGCGCTGGCGCTGTCCCCCATGACCCGGCGCATCGCCTACATGGAAGAAGGCGACTGGGCGGTGATCGGCGATGCGGGCGCCGACTTCTTTGATGCCGATGACCGGCCGGTCGAGCGGGTGGTCAAGCTTACCGCCTTTACCGGCGCTTCCGTCGGCAAGGGCAACTATCGCCACTTCATGGAAAAGGAGCTGCACGAGCACCCGATCGTGCTGGGCGACACGCTGCGCCAGTACATCGACCCCGCCAGCCGCGCCGCCGCCCTGCCGGCGCTGCCCTTCGACCCGGCGACGGTGCCGCGCCTGACCATGTCCGCCTGCGGCTCCGCCTATCTGGCGGCGCAGGTCGGGCGCTACTGGATCGAGCAGATCGCGCGCATTCCGGTGGACTCCGACATCGCCAGCGAGCTGCGCTACCGCGAGCCGGTGCTGCCGGAAGGCGGCGCCGCGTTGTTTGTCAGCCAGTCGGGCGAGACGGCGGATACGCTGGCGGCGCTGCGGCTGCTGCGCTCGCTGGGCCAGAAGGTGCTGTCCATCGTCAATGTCGACGAAAGCAGCATGGCGCGGGAAAGCGACGGCGCCGTGCTGACGGTGGCGGGGCCGGAGATCGGCGTCGCCTCCACCAAGGCCTTCACGGCGCAGCTCGCCGTGCTGGCCTGCCTGGCGCTGGGCTTCGGCCGCGCGCGTGGCGTGCTGGACGGCGCCGAGGAAGCCCGCCTGACCGCCGCCCTGCTGGAAGTGCCCGGCCATGCCGCGGCGCTGCTGGAAGACAGCACGGAGGTGTTGGAGCTGGCGCGCGAGGTGGTGCAGGCCCGCGACGTGCTGTTCCTGGGCCGTGGCAGCCTGTACCCCATCGCGTTGGAAGGCGCGCTGAAGCTGAAGGAGCTGAGCTACATCCATGCCGAGGGCTATGCCGCCGGCGAGATGAAGCACGGCCCGATCGCGCTGATCGACGCCTCCGTGCCGGTGATCGCGCTCTGCCCCAGCGGTCCGTTGTTCGAGAAGACGGCGTCCAACCTGCAGGAAGCCGCGGCCCGCGGTGGCCGCATCATGGCGTTCACCGATGCCGAGGGCGCGCCGGCGCTGCGGCGCTTCGCGGAGCGGGTGGTGGTGCTGCCGACGGTGGACCCGTTCGTGGCGCCGATCCTGCACGCCATCCCGGTGCAGCTGCTGGCTTACCATGTCGCCATCCTGAAGGGCACCGACGTGGACCAGCCGCGCAACCTGGCCAAGGCCGTGACAGTCGAGTAGCGGCCCCGCTTCCGCCCCCGGACGCGAAAGGGGCAGGCGGCTCGCGCCGCCTGCCCCTTTCAGCAGACCGAGGCGGACATTTGCCCGCCTGCCGGGCTAGATCCGGCCCATCAGCACCAGGATGAGCAGGATGATCAGGATCAGGCCCAGGCCGCCGGACGGGCCGTAGCCCCAGCCGGAGCTGTAGCCCCAGCGCGGCAGCGCGCCGATGACCAGCAGGATCACGATGATCAGCAGAATGGTGCCCATGGCGCCCTCTCTCAATTGGCCGCCGGCAACCCGTGCGGCTTGAAGCCCCGGCCATGCCGGTTGCTGTTCGTGAACGCCAAGCATGGCAGTAATGTTGCGCCTCGCCCCCATTTATCCTCACGCTCCAGCCTGCGCCGGATCGGGCAACCGGCTTGACGCTGCCCCGGCGGGGGTCATCTCTGCCGCCAAAGATGTTTGAACGGAGCCGCCTGTCATGAGCGCCTATGATTTCGACCTTTTCGTCATCGGCGGCGGCTCCGGCGGCGTGCGCTGCGCCCGCATCGCGGCCACCCATGGCGCCCGCGTCGGCGTGGCGGAGGAGCGGTTCTGGGGCGGCACCTGCGTCAATGTCGGGTGTGTGCCCAAGAAGATCATGGTCCAGGCCGCCGAATACGGCATCTGGGCCGAGGAAGCCGGCGCCTTTGGCTGGGACATCAGCCGGAATGCGCATCACTGGCCGGTGCTGAAGCAGGCGCGCGATGCGGAGGTCACCCGGCTGTCCGGCATCTACGGCCGATTGCTGGGCAATGCCGGGGTCACCAGCTTCGACGCGCGCGCGACCTTTGTGGATGCCCACACGCTGGATGTCGGCGGCAAGCGGGTGACGGCGGAGCGGATCGTCATCGCCACCGGCGGCCATGCGCTGCGGCCCGAGATCCCCGGTGCCGAACTGGGCATGATCTCGGACGACCTGTTCACGCTGGAGGAGATGCCCAGGCGCATCGCCGTGGTCGGGGGCGGCTACATCGCCCTGGAGTTCGCCAGCCTGCTGAATGGCCTGGGCGCCCAGGTGGAACTGCTGTACCGCCAGCCGCTGCCACTGCGCGGCTTCGATCAGGACGTCCGCGAGGCGATGCGCGACGCGCTGGACGCGCGCGGCATCGTCCAGCACATCGGCCACGAGGTCACCGGGCTGGAGAAGGTGGCGGAGGGGCTGCGCGTTTCCACCACGGGCGGTGCCACCTGCATGGTGGACGCGGTGATGTTCGCCACCGGCCGCAAGCCCAACACCCAGGGCCTGAACCTGGAAGCCGCGGGCATCGCCCCCGGTCGCCTGGGCGCCATTCCCGTGGACGGCCAGCAGGCCACCCAGCAGCCGCACATCTTCGCGGTGGGCGACGTCACGGACCAGATGAACCTGACGCCGGTGGCCACCGCCCAGGGCCATGCGCTGGCCGACACGCTGTTCGGCGGCCAGGCCCGCACCGTCAGTCTGGCCAACGTGCCCACCGCCGTCTTCACGGTGCCGCCCGCCGCCACCGTTGGCCTGACGGAGGAGGAGGCCATGCTGGGCGGCCCGATCGACATCTACCTGACGCGCTTCACGCCCATGCGCCATACCATCAGCAAGCAGCCCCGCCGCACCCTGATGAAGCTGGTGGTGGCGCGGGACACGCAGCGGGTGGTCGGCGCCCACATGATCGGGGACGACGCGGCGGAGATGATGCAGGGCATCGCCGTCGCCATGGTCGCCGGCGCGACTAAGCAGGATTTCGACCGCACCATCGGCATCCATCCGACGGCGGCGGAGGAATTCGTCACGCTGCGCAGCATGACGCGTCAGGTGGGGTAACCGGCATGCACCGCATCGACCCGGAGATGGCCGCCTTCAACGCGATGATGGAAGAGCGAGCCCTCGCTCTGCCGCCGATTCGCCTCGGTCTGCCGTTCGACGAGCCGCGCCGGATCAATGACACGCTCAACCTCGGCCTCGGCGGCGGGCCGGCGATGGCGGAAAGCCGCGACATCTGGCTGCCGGTGCGTGGCCGGCGCATCCAGTGCCGGCTGCACCGTCCGGTGGGCAAGGCGGGGCCGCTGCCGGTGCTGGTCTACCTGCATGGCGGCGGCTGGGTCTGGAACAGCATCGACACCCACGACCGCACGATGCGCGAATATGCCGCGGCCTCGGGCTGCGCCGTGCTGGGACCGGACTACGCGCTGAGCCCGGAAGCACGCTACCCCCAGGCGCTGGAGGAATGCGTCGGCGTGGCGCGGGCGGTGGCCCTGCGCGGCGCCGAATGGGGGCTGGACCCCGCGCGCATCGTGCTGGGCGGTGATTCGGCGGGGGCCAACCTGGCACTTGGCGCCGCCCTGATGCTGCGGGAGGTCACGCCGGCGCTGGCGTTGCGCGGGCTGCTGCTCGGCTACGGCGTCTATGACAGCGACTTCGAAACCCCGTCCTACCGCGAATTCGCCGAAGGCTACGGCCTGACGCGGGAGCGGATGATGTTCTACTGGGATTGCTACGCGCCCAACGCCGCCGACCGCGTCAGCCCTTTCGTCGCGCCGCTGCGCGCCGACCTGCGCGGCCTGCCGCCCGTGCATATGACCCACACGGAGCTGGACGTGCTGGCCAGCGAGAATCTGGCCATGGAAACCGCGCTGCGTGCCGCCGGCGTGGCCGTCAGTGCCGAGCACTTCCCCGGCACCGTGCATGGCTTTCTGCGCGCTGCCGGGCATGTCGGCGCCGCCGACCGCGCCATCGCGGCCAGCGGGCGGTGGCTGGCGGCTCAGGCGGGCCTGACGCCCCAGGAGTAAGGCATGCTCCCCTTCATGAAGCCGGTCAGGTTGCTGCGATAGGCCGTGCGGATGAAGAACTGGCCAAGCGGGATGGTGGCGACATCGTCCTGCGCCTTTCTGTTCACCGCGTCGGCGATGCGCAGCTGGGACTCCGCGTCGGGGGCGTCCAGCCAGGTCTGGATGAGTTCCTCCATCTCCGGGCTGGTGTACCAGCCGAACCAGCCGTTCGCCCCCGGTCCCTTGACCAGCGAGGACACCGCCGGGTTGGCATAGCCCATGGCCGACCCATAGGTGTGGAAGATGCTCCAGCCACCCTTCTCCACCGTCTCGCGCGAGGCGCGGCGCTGCACCACCGTGCCCCAGTCGCTTTCGATCAGGTCCACGTTGAAGCCCACGCGCTTCAGCACGTCGGCAGTCAGCTGGCCATGCGGGCCGATCAGCGGGAAGTCGGTCGGGTTGATGATCACCACCTTCTCGCCGTTGTAGCCAGATGCCGCCAGGGCGGCCCTGGCGCGGTCCAGGCTGCGCGGTGCGGCGTTGAGGGGCGACAGGTTCTCGGTGCCGTAAGGCGTGCCGCAGGGGAACAGGCTGTGGCATTCACGCCAGGCGGAGCGGTCCTCGCCCAAAGTCACGCCCATGTAGTCGGGCTGGTTGACCGCCAGCGCCACGGCCTGCCGGACCTTGGGGTTGTTGAACGGCGGCGTCAGGTGGTTCAGCCGCATCAGGCTCATGAACCCGGTGGTCGCGAGGTTGTCGATCTTGACGCTGCGGTTGCGCGCCAGTGTCGGGATCAGGTCGGCCAGCGGCTGGTCCACCCAGTCCACCTCGCCGTTCGACAGCGCGGCGACGGCGGTGGCGGGGTCTGGCAGGATGTTCCACTCGACGCGATTGAAATGCGCCACCTTGCCGCCGCTGGTCCAGTCCGCCGCGCCTTCGCGGGGCTGATACTGGTCGAACTTGGCATAGACGGCGCGGCTGCCGGCGACGAACTCGTCTTTCAAGAAGCGGAACGGGCCGGAGCCGGTGACCTCGGCGATCTGCGTGTTGGCATCCGTCCTCGCCAGCCGCTCCGGCATGATGAAGGCGACGTTGGCATCCGGCTTGGCCAGGGCATCCAGCAGCAGCGGGAAGGGCTTGGTGAGCTTGATCTCGACCGTGCGGTCATCCGCCGCGCGCCAGCTGTCCACCACCTTGGCCAGGATCTGCCCGAAGGGGTCGCGCTTGGACCAGCGTTCCAGGCTGGCCGCGGCATCCTGCGCCCGCACCGGCTCGCCGTCATGAAAGCGCAGGCCGGGGCGCAGCGTGATCCGCCAGGTCCGCTTGTCGTCGGACACCGAATGGCCCTCGGCCATCTGCGGCTGCGGGCGCTGCTGGGCATCGACGCCGTAGAGTGTGTCGTAGACGTGGTAGCCATGCATCTGGGTGACGATGGCCGAGGTCCAGATGGGGTCCAGCGCCGTGAGGTTGGCCTGCGGCACGAAGCGCAGGGTGGAGGCGCGGGCCGGCTGGGCCAGGGATGGGCGGGCAAGGGCGAGGCCCCCCAGCGCGGCCCCCTGCAAAAGCGTGCGGCGGTGCATCGGTCGTCTCCCATGCCCCTGGTCCGGGGCTTCGGCGGAAGACTAGGCAGCCGCGCACGGCATGGTCAACGCGGCAGCGGCGGCTCCTGCCAGGGCGCCGGCGGGTCGTCGTCTTCCGACCGGCCACGCCGCATGCGGCCCTTGGACAGTTCGCTGACCACGCCGTGCAGGGTGCGGATCTCCTGCGTCGTCACCTCGCCCCGGTTGAACCAGTGGCGCAGGTTGCGCACCATGCCGGCCCGCTTGGGGTGGTTGTCCAGGAAGCCGGAGGCGTCGAGCTCCCGCACCAGCCGGTCCAGGAAGTTGTCAAGCTCGCCCTTGGTGGCCACGCCCGTCTCGTTGGTCATCAGCCGGCGGGGCGGGGTCCTGTCCTCGGCGGCATTCCACCATTCATAGGCTAGGATCATCACCGCCTGGGCGAGGTTCAGCGACATGTGCGCCGGGTTCAGCGGATAGCGCACCAGCGTGTCGGCATGCGCCAGATCCTCCGCCTCCAACCCGGCCCGCTCGGGGCCGAACAGGATGGCGGCGCGGTGGCCATCGCCACGGCAGATGCGCACCAGCTCGTCGGCGGCGCCGCGCGCGGTGTGGACCGGGATGACCACGTGGCGGGGCCGGGGGCAGGTGGCCAGGACCCTGTGGCAGTCGGCCACGGCATCGGCCACCGTGGCATGCACGGTCGCGGCATCCAGGATGCGGTCGGCGCCGGAGGAAGCGTACCAGGCGCGTTCCTGCGGCCAGCCGTCGCGTGGGGCGACCAGCCGCAGGTGGAACAGCCCGCCATTGGCCATGGCGCGCGCGGCGGTGCCGACATTCTCGGCCAGCTGCGGACGGACCAGGACGATGATCGGGCTTTCGCCCGGCAGGGGCGCCAGCTCGGCGCCGCCGTCGCGGCCGGTCATGGATACGAGGCTATCGGAAACATGCGCCCCCGATAGCCGCCCGGCGCGGTGGCGGAAAGGGCCTAGCGCGCGCGTGCCAGAAAGGCGCGGAGCTGCGCGATCTCCTTTTCCTGGGCGGCGATGATCTCCTCGGCCATCTTGCGCATGGCGGGGTCGCGGCCGTGCTGCAGCTCGATGCGGGCCATGTCGATCGCGCCCTGGTGGTGCGGGATCATGCCGGCGGCGAAGTCGCGGTCGGTGTTCCCGGTGTAGGGAATATCCATGGCGCCGTGCATGCGGGTCATGGCCTCCTTGAACGCCTGGGTGGAGGGCGAGGCGGATGCGGCCGGGGCACTGCCGTGGCCGGCATGCTGCGCCAGCGCGGCGGTGCCGGACAGCGAAACGGCCAGGGCGGCGGCGAGGGCGATGCGTGACATGCTATGGTTCCTGCGGGATGGTGCCGGGGCAGATGGGACCTTCCCTTGGTGGCAAGGCAAGGGGTCCACCTGTTGCGCGGCCCCCGCCACCCCACATGCGACCGCGCAGACGTGCCGCCACCCAAGGACACCGACCCCGCATGAGCACCCGTGCCGCCCCGGCCACTGCCGCCCCGTCACGTCCTGGCACCCGCGCGCCATGGCGGGATCGACAGGGTGCCTTTTCCCCCTTCAAGGCCACGGTGCTCGCGGCGCTTTGCCTGCCGGCCCTGTGGCTGGCTTATCAGGCGGCGGCCGGGACCCTGGGCGGGCGCCCGCTGATGGAAGCGATCCATCAGACCGGACTGTGGGGCACGCGCATCCTGCTGCTATCGCTGCTGGTGTCCCCCCTGCGGCAACTGCTGCGGGAGCCGCGCGTGATGCTGGTGCGCCGCATGGTGGGCGTGGCGGCCATGACCTACATCCTGGGCCACTTCACGCTCTACATCGCCGACCAGGGCTTCGACCTGGTGAAGGTGGCGACCGAGATCGTGCTGCGCTTCTACCTGACGATCGGCTTCGTGGCGCTGGCCGGGCTGGTGGCGCTGGGCATCACCTCGACGGACGGCTGGGTGAAGCGGATGGGCGGGCGCCGCTGGCAGCTGCTGCACCGCGCGGCCTATGCCATCGCGCTGCTGGCCATGGTCCACTTCATTCTGCAAACCAAGCTGGACGTGACGGAGGCGATGCTGACCTCCGGGCTGTTCCTGTGGCTGATGCTGTACCGCCTCGCCGGCAGCAAGGGCTCGGCACCGCCGTTGTGGCAGCTCGCGCTGCTGGTGCCCGCGGCGGCGGTGGGCACGGCGTTGATCGAGGCCTCGTGGTACGGGCTGTTCACCGGCATCCCGGCGCTGCCGGTCTTGCAAGCCAACCTGGACGTCGAGTTCGGCCTGCGCCCGGCCTTGTGGGTCGGCATCGTCGCCGCCGGCATGGTCCTGGTGGGCGCCTTTGGCCGCTGGCGGCAGTCCCGCAAGCGGCCGGCGCGGCGGGCCGTGGCCTAGGCGCGCCGCCAGGTGGTGCCGCCGGCGCCATCCTCCAGCACGATACCCTGGGCGGTGAGATCGGCGCGGATACGGTCGGCTTCCGCCCAGTCCTTCGCCGCCCGGGCCGCCAGGCGCGCGGCGATGGCGGCCTCGATGGCGGCGTTGCCGTCCGCCGCGCCGCCCTGGCGCCACGCCTTGGCATCCCCGGCCAGCAGGCCCAGCACGCCGGCGGCCTGGCGCAGCGCCGCCGCCGCCTGGCCCGATTGCGGCGCCCAGTCACGCCCGATCCGCCCCAGCACCGCCTTGTCCGAGCCGCCGACGGTGGCGACGTTTTCCAGCGTCCGCAGGTCGCGCAGGCGCGCCACGGCCAGCGGGGTGTTCAGGTCATCCGCCAGGGGGGCCATGGCCCATTCCGCCATCTCCGCCACCAGCGCGTCGTCCGCTTCCGGCACCGGCAGGTCGCGCGCCAGCAGGGCATAGAAGTCGTCCAGCTCGCCCCGGGCCTCGTCCAGCCGCTCGGCAGTGTAGTCCAGCGCGGAGCGGTAGTGGGTCTTCAGCAGCAGCAGGCGGAAGGCCTCCCCGGCCCAGGCGCCGCGTTGCAGGATGTCGCGCACCGTCAGGAAATTGCCGAGCGACTTGGACATCTTCTCGCCGTCCACCAGCAGCATGCCGTTGTGCAGCCAGAAGCGCGCGAAGCCGCTGCCCGGAAAGGCGCAGGCGGATTGCGCTAGCTCGTTCTCGTGGTGCGGGAAGATCAGGTCGTGACCGCCGCCGTGGATGTCGAATTCCGGGCCGAGGTAGCGCCAGGACATGGCCGAGCATTCGATGTGCCAGCCGGGCCGGCCGCGGCCCCAGGGGCTGTCCCAGCCCGGGGTGGCGTCGTCGGACGGCTTCCACAGCACGAAGTCGCCGGGGTCACGCTTGTAGGGCGCGACCTCCACGCGGGCACCGGCCAGCATCTCGTCCGGCGTGCGCCCGGACAGCGCGCCGTAGGACGGGTAGCTGGATACGGCGAACAGCACATGCCCCTCGGCCTCATAGGCGTGGCCGTTGCCAATCAGCTTCTCGATGATGGCAATCATCGGCGCGATGTTGTCGGTCGCGCGCGGCTCTTCGTCCGGCGGCAGGCAGCCCAGCGCCACCATGTCGGCATGGAAGCCGGCGGTGGTGCGGGCGGTGATGGCGCCGATGCTTTCGCCGCTTTCCGCGGCACGCGCGTTGATCTTGTCGTCCACGTCCGTGATGTTGCGGACATAGGTGACGCGGGGAAACCGGCCGCGCAGCAGGCGTGCCAGCACGTCGAACACCACCACGGGCCGCGCATTGCCCAGATGCGCGAGATCATAGACCGTCGGCCCGCACACGTAGAGGCGCACATGCTCGGGGTCGATCGGCGCGAAGGCCTCACGCCGGCGGGTGGCGCTGTTGTGGAAGGCGAGTTCGGTCATCCAGTCGGGGCCTGTCGGGTGGTTCGAGGGGCGGGAAGGGCGCGCATCCTAGCCGCCCGGCCCCGCCCCGCCCAGGGTGCAATCCGCGTCAGGCCGCCGCGATGCGCTCCACGGTCACCGCCGGGCGCCCGCCGCCGACCTCCACCACCTCGCCCTCCACGGCGCCGGTCAGCGCCACCGCCAGCGGCGCGGTATAGGCCAGCAGGCCCTTGGCCGGGTCGGCCTCGTCCTCGCCGACGATGCGGTAGGTGACGCTGCCGCCATCGCGCCGCAGCGTCACCCTGGCACCGAACACCACCTCGCGCGGCGCGGCTCCCGGCGGCGGGACCAGCTGGGCGGTGGCGTGGCGGGCGCGCCAGTAGCGCAGGTCCCGCGCCAGGCGGGCATGGTCCGGGTGGTCCGCGCCGGTTTCTGCCAGCGCGGCTTCCAGGCGGGCGACCTCGGCATCGATGCTGCGCAGGCCCTCCCGCGTCACCAGGTTGGGCGCGGTGCTGACCGGGCGTTCCGGCAGTTGCGCGGCGGCGGCCTCGGCCGATTCCTCGGACACGAACGCACGGCTCATGGGCGTTACTCCTGCTCTGCTGAGGTAACGCGGGAAGGCAGCTCGCGTGACTGCAATAGCAGTTCTGTCTGGCGCCCCTCGCGGTTCTGCGCTTCAAATCAAGCGAGAGCGGCGCAAGCCGCCGGACAGGCTGATGAGGATCCGACCGTGAAGATCGAGCGACTTCGCGCCTTCATGACGCGCGACAAGGACCGCCCGCGCGTGCTGCTGGCCATCGACACCGACCAGGGCATCACGGGTTGGGGCGAGTGCTACAACCACGGCCCGGACCGGGCGCTGCTGCCGCTTCTGGAATACTACGCCACCTTTCTCGCCGGCCGCGACCCACGGCGGGTGGAATACCTGACGCATTACCTGATGCAGCAAAGCCGGTTTCCGCCCGGCGCGCTGGGGCTGGCGGCGATCTCCGCGATCGACCATTGCCTGTGGGATATCTCGGCCAAGGCGCTAGGCGTGCCGGTGTACATGCTGCTGGGCGGCGCGGTGCGCGACCGCGTGCGGGTGTATGCCGGCGTCTACACCGCGCCCGACCCCATCCAGGCGCGCGACGAGATGGATGCCCTGCAGGGCGGCTGGGGCTTCGATGCCTTCAAGCTCAGTCCCTACCGC includes the following:
- a CDS encoding DUF305 domain-containing protein, whose amino-acid sequence is MSRIALAAALAVSLSGTAALAQHAGHGSAPAASASPSTQAFKEAMTRMHGAMDIPYTGNTDRDFAAGMIPHHQGAIDMARIELQHGRDPAMRKMAEEIIAAQEKEIAQLRAFLARAR
- the glmU gene encoding bifunctional UDP-N-acetylglucosamine diphosphorylase/glucosamine-1-phosphate N-acetyltransferase GlmU, with the protein product MGAMQAAAILLAAGLGTRMRSAQPKAMHKLAGRPMLNHLIAACEGVFDKVVVVVGPDMPQLERAAAPHATVVQAERLGTGHAALQAAPLLDGFQGDVAVLYADNPLITADTLRRLREARQEAGLALLAMRPADPAKYGRVLQDPAGNVLSIVEFADADDAQRAVGLCNAGVLCAPAGDLFRWLRAVRNDNKAGEYYLTDLVPLANADGARVRAVEAPEAELRGINSRLELADAEAEVQARLRREAMLGGATLVQPGSVVFSFDTMLGRDVLIEPHVVFGPGVRVEDGATIRAFTHLEGCVLRQGAVVGPHARLRPGAEIGPDAHVGNFVEVKNTVLGAGAKVGHLTYLGDAEVGAGSNVGAGTITCNYDGYAKARTRIGAGVFVGSASVLVAPVALGDGAFTAAGSVITADVAPDAMAFGRARQSDKPGAAAAFRAARQGKKS
- a CDS encoding sulfite oxidase heme-binding subunit YedZ translates to MSTRAAPATAAPSRPGTRAPWRDRQGAFSPFKATVLAALCLPALWLAYQAAAGTLGGRPLMEAIHQTGLWGTRILLLSLLVSPLRQLLREPRVMLVRRMVGVAAMTYILGHFTLYIADQGFDLVKVATEIVLRFYLTIGFVALAGLVALGITSTDGWVKRMGGRRWQLLHRAAYAIALLAMVHFILQTKLDVTEAMLTSGLFLWLMLYRLAGSKGSAPPLWQLALLVPAAAVGTALIEASWYGLFTGIPALPVLQANLDVEFGLRPALWVGIVAAGMVLVGAFGRWRQSRKRPARRAVA
- a CDS encoding DUF3309 family protein encodes the protein MGTILLIIVILLVIGALPRWGYSSGWGYGPSGGLGLILIILLILVLMGRI
- the gorA gene encoding glutathione-disulfide reductase; the protein is MSAYDFDLFVIGGGSGGVRCARIAATHGARVGVAEERFWGGTCVNVGCVPKKIMVQAAEYGIWAEEAGAFGWDISRNAHHWPVLKQARDAEVTRLSGIYGRLLGNAGVTSFDARATFVDAHTLDVGGKRVTAERIVIATGGHALRPEIPGAELGMISDDLFTLEEMPRRIAVVGGGYIALEFASLLNGLGAQVELLYRQPLPLRGFDQDVREAMRDALDARGIVQHIGHEVTGLEKVAEGLRVSTTGGATCMVDAVMFATGRKPNTQGLNLEAAGIAPGRLGAIPVDGQQATQQPHIFAVGDVTDQMNLTPVATAQGHALADTLFGGQARTVSLANVPTAVFTVPPAATVGLTEEEAMLGGPIDIYLTRFTPMRHTISKQPRRTLMKLVVARDTQRVVGAHMIGDDAAEMMQGIAVAMVAGATKQDFDRTIGIHPTAAEEFVTLRSMTRQVG
- the glmS gene encoding glutamine--fructose-6-phosphate transaminase (isomerizing), whose amino-acid sequence is MCGIVGVVGREDAAPRLLEGLRRLEYRGYDSAGIATLVDGQIERRRAEGKLVNLANVLAQQPLAGTIGIGHTRWATHGAPTERNAHPHGTARVSVVHNGIIENHAELRAELEAGGTAFETETDTETVAKLMDHHLAAGATPEQATSATLKRLHGAFGLAMVFAHHPRKMIAARRGSPLAVGFGEGEMFVGSDALALSPMTRRIAYMEEGDWAVIGDAGADFFDADDRPVERVVKLTAFTGASVGKGNYRHFMEKELHEHPIVLGDTLRQYIDPASRAAALPALPFDPATVPRLTMSACGSAYLAAQVGRYWIEQIARIPVDSDIASELRYREPVLPEGGAALFVSQSGETADTLAALRLLRSLGQKVLSIVNVDESSMARESDGAVLTVAGPEIGVASTKAFTAQLAVLACLALGFGRARGVLDGAEEARLTAALLEVPGHAAALLEDSTEVLELAREVVQARDVLFLGRGSLYPIALEGALKLKELSYIHAEGYAAGEMKHGPIALIDASVPVIALCPSGPLFEKTASNLQEAAARGGRIMAFTDAEGAPALRRFAERVVVLPTVDPFVAPILHAIPVQLLAYHVAILKGTDVDQPRNLAKAVTVE
- a CDS encoding ABC transporter substrate-binding protein, producing the protein MHRRTLLQGAALGGLALARPSLAQPARASTLRFVPQANLTALDPIWTSAIVTQMHGYHVYDTLYGVDAQQRPQPQMAEGHSVSDDKRTWRITLRPGLRFHDGEPVRAQDAAASLERWSKRDPFGQILAKVVDSWRAADDRTVEIKLTKPFPLLLDALAKPDANVAFIMPERLARTDANTQIAEVTGSGPFRFLKDEFVAGSRAVYAKFDQYQPREGAADWTSGGKVAHFNRVEWNILPDPATAVAALSNGEVDWVDQPLADLIPTLARNRSVKIDNLATTGFMSLMRLNHLTPPFNNPKVRQAVALAVNQPDYMGVTLGEDRSAWRECHSLFPCGTPYGTENLSPLNAAPRSLDRARAALAASGYNGEKVVIINPTDFPLIGPHGQLTADVLKRVGFNVDLIESDWGTVVQRRASRETVEKGGWSIFHTYGSAMGYANPAVSSLVKGPGANGWFGWYTSPEMEELIQTWLDAPDAESQLRIADAVNRKAQDDVATIPLGQFFIRTAYRSNLTGFMKGSMPYSWGVRPA
- a CDS encoding RNA methyltransferase codes for the protein MTGRDGGAELAPLPGESPIIVLVRPQLAENVGTAARAMANGGLFHLRLVAPRDGWPQERAWYASSGADRILDAATVHATVADAVADCHRVLATCPRPRHVVIPVHTARGAADELVRICRGDGHRAAILFGPERAGLEAEDLAHADTLVRYPLNPAHMSLNLAQAVMILAYEWWNAAEDRTPPRRLMTNETGVATKGELDNFLDRLVRELDASGFLDNHPKRAGMVRNLRHWFNRGEVTTQEIRTLHGVVSELSKGRMRRGRSEDDDPPAPWQEPPLPR
- a CDS encoding alpha/beta hydrolase fold domain-containing protein, whose protein sequence is MHRIDPEMAAFNAMMEERALALPPIRLGLPFDEPRRINDTLNLGLGGGPAMAESRDIWLPVRGRRIQCRLHRPVGKAGPLPVLVYLHGGGWVWNSIDTHDRTMREYAAASGCAVLGPDYALSPEARYPQALEECVGVARAVALRGAEWGLDPARIVLGGDSAGANLALGAALMLREVTPALALRGLLLGYGVYDSDFETPSYREFAEGYGLTRERMMFYWDCYAPNAADRVSPFVAPLRADLRGLPPVHMTHTELDVLASENLAMETALRAAGVAVSAEHFPGTVHGFLRAAGHVGAADRAIAASGRWLAAQAGLTPQE